One stretch of Saccharomonospora xinjiangensis XJ-54 DNA includes these proteins:
- a CDS encoding catalase encodes MAAQSRRHPDHGDAKHEQLDRFRVTNDDTALTTQQGVRVDHTDDSLSAGERGPTLLEDFHAREKITHFDHERIPERVVHARGAGAYGYFQPYDDWLGEYTVAGFLSDPAQRTPVFVRFSTVAGSRGSADTVRDVRGFATKFYTDEGNYDLVGNNMPVFFIQDGIKFPDFVHAVKPEPHNEIPQAQSAHDTLWDFVALQPETIHMMMWLMSDRALPRSYRMMQGFGVHTFRLVNADGRGTFVKFHWTPLLGTHSLVWDETQKIAGKDPDYNRRDLWDAIEAGHFPEYELGVQLVEEKDEFAFDFDLLDPTKIIPEEQVPVRPVGRMVLDRNPDNFFAETEQVAFHTANVVPGIDFTNDPLLQARNFSYLDTQLIRLGGPNFAQLPVNRPVAPVHNDQRDGYGQQKIHKGQTSYHKNTLGGGCPAIAESGTFSHYTEKVDGHKIRQRSESFQDHYSQATLFWNSMSEVEAEHIVAAFRFELGKVEHKPIRARVVERLNHVDHDLAVRVARGIGVEPPTEVSRPNHGRSSPALSQLNTALDRPDTRTVAVLAADGADGAGLRRLVATLADRGVTAEVLAPVDGELDGGEHGPVSADRAITTMASVLYDAVVVASGAAGVGTLREDGYAVHFVTEAYKHAKPVAAWGSGTELLRTAGVTGRIAESTDVMDDQGLITTTAEGDALPEDFATTLLDRLARHRAWERITESVPA; translated from the coding sequence ATGGCAGCACAATCCCGGCGCCATCCTGACCACGGCGACGCCAAACACGAGCAGCTCGACCGGTTTCGCGTCACGAACGACGACACCGCACTCACCACGCAACAGGGTGTGCGGGTGGACCACACCGACGACTCGCTCTCCGCAGGCGAACGCGGCCCCACCCTGCTCGAGGATTTTCACGCCAGGGAGAAGATCACCCACTTCGACCACGAACGCATCCCCGAGCGTGTCGTGCACGCGCGCGGCGCGGGGGCGTACGGCTACTTCCAGCCCTACGACGACTGGCTCGGCGAGTACACGGTGGCCGGGTTCCTCAGCGATCCGGCCCAGCGCACGCCGGTGTTCGTGCGGTTCTCGACGGTCGCAGGGTCGCGTGGCTCGGCCGACACCGTGCGCGACGTCCGCGGTTTCGCCACGAAGTTCTACACCGACGAGGGCAACTACGATCTCGTCGGCAACAACATGCCGGTGTTCTTCATCCAGGACGGCATCAAGTTCCCCGATTTCGTCCACGCGGTGAAGCCAGAACCGCACAACGAGATCCCGCAAGCGCAGTCCGCCCACGACACGTTGTGGGACTTCGTCGCTCTCCAGCCCGAGACCATCCACATGATGATGTGGTTGATGTCCGACCGCGCTCTGCCGCGCAGCTACCGCATGATGCAGGGCTTCGGCGTGCACACGTTCCGGCTCGTGAACGCCGACGGCCGGGGCACGTTCGTGAAGTTCCACTGGACTCCGCTGCTCGGAACCCATTCGCTCGTGTGGGACGAGACCCAGAAGATCGCCGGGAAAGATCCCGACTACAACCGCCGCGATCTCTGGGACGCCATCGAAGCCGGTCACTTTCCCGAGTACGAACTCGGGGTGCAGCTCGTCGAGGAGAAGGACGAGTTCGCCTTCGACTTCGACCTCCTCGACCCGACGAAGATCATCCCGGAGGAACAGGTTCCGGTGCGTCCTGTCGGGCGCATGGTGCTCGACCGCAACCCGGACAACTTCTTCGCCGAGACCGAACAGGTCGCCTTCCACACAGCCAACGTCGTGCCCGGCATCGACTTCACCAACGACCCGCTGCTCCAGGCGCGCAATTTCTCGTACCTGGACACGCAGTTGATCCGGCTCGGTGGCCCGAACTTCGCGCAGCTGCCTGTCAACCGCCCCGTCGCGCCCGTGCACAACGACCAGCGCGACGGCTACGGCCAGCAGAAAATCCACAAAGGACAGACTTCGTACCACAAGAACACCCTCGGCGGCGGCTGCCCCGCGATCGCCGAGTCCGGCACCTTCTCGCACTACACCGAGAAGGTCGATGGCCACAAGATCCGTCAGCGCAGCGAGAGCTTCCAGGATCACTACTCCCAGGCGACGCTGTTCTGGAACAGCATGTCGGAGGTCGAGGCGGAGCACATCGTGGCGGCGTTCCGCTTCGAGCTCGGCAAGGTCGAGCACAAGCCCATCCGGGCCCGCGTCGTCGAGCGGCTGAACCACGTTGACCACGATCTGGCCGTGCGGGTGGCACGCGGTATCGGGGTGGAGCCGCCCACGGAGGTGTCCCGGCCCAACCACGGCCGGTCGTCCCCCGCGTTGTCCCAGCTCAACACGGCGCTGGACCGGCCGGACACCCGCACGGTCGCCGTGCTCGCCGCCGACGGCGCCGACGGCGCGGGGCTGCGGCGCCTCGTCGCCACACTCGCGGACCGGGGAGTCACGGCGGAGGTACTCGCACCCGTGGACGGTGAACTCGACGGCGGCGAGCACGGCCCGGTCAGCGCCGATCGGGCGATCACCACCATGGCGTCGGTGCTCTACGACGCCGTCGTGGTCGCCTCGGGGGCCGCCGGTGTCGGAACGCTACGCGAGGACGGCTACGCGGTCCATTTCGTCACCGAGGCGTACAAGCACGCCAAACCGGTGGCCGCGTGGGGTTCGGGAACGGAACTCCTGCGCACGGCAGGCGTTACCGGCCGGATCGCGGAGAGCACCGACGTGATGGACGATCAGGGCCTCATCACGACGACAGCCGAGGGCGACGCACTGCCCGAGGACTTCGCCACGACGCTGCTCGACCGGCTCGCGCGGCACAGGGCGTGGGAGCGAATCACCGAGTCCGTGCCTGCCTGA
- a CDS encoding siderophore-interacting protein, protein MAEQRGGKPIIQARVVRTERLTPTMIRVVFGGEDVASFRHNGFTDCYVKVLFPVPGVSYPEPFDFDTVKASLPREHWPRMRTYTVRHHDAEAGEIALDILVHGDEGLGGSWASRVRPGDEVLLRGPGGAYAPRSDVDHHLLVGDESALPAIAATMEALPADSIATVRLLVENIAEHQPLATKGAVDLRWLHRADGADLVREVRGLTLGGGTVQAFVHGEAAMVRELRGHLLRERGLDRGLLSISGYWRKGRTDEAWRQEKKAFMA, encoded by the coding sequence ATGGCGGAACAGCGCGGAGGCAAACCGATCATCCAGGCCAGGGTGGTGCGCACCGAGCGGCTCACTCCCACCATGATCAGGGTGGTGTTCGGCGGCGAGGATGTGGCGTCGTTCCGGCACAACGGCTTCACCGACTGCTACGTGAAGGTGCTGTTTCCCGTCCCGGGTGTGAGCTATCCGGAGCCGTTCGACTTCGACACCGTCAAGGCGTCCCTCCCTCGTGAGCACTGGCCGCGTATGCGCACCTACACCGTCCGCCATCACGATGCCGAAGCCGGGGAGATCGCCCTCGACATCCTCGTGCACGGCGACGAGGGACTCGGTGGCTCGTGGGCCTCGCGGGTGCGGCCGGGTGACGAGGTCCTGCTGCGCGGTCCCGGCGGAGCCTACGCGCCACGGTCCGATGTCGATCACCATCTGCTGGTCGGCGACGAGTCGGCGCTGCCCGCGATCGCCGCCACGATGGAGGCGCTGCCTGCCGATTCGATCGCCACGGTGCGTCTGCTCGTGGAGAACATCGCCGAGCACCAGCCTCTCGCCACGAAGGGGGCCGTTGACCTGCGCTGGCTGCACAGAGCGGACGGCGCCGACCTCGTCCGTGAAGTGCGTGGCCTGACGCTCGGAGGCGGCACCGTCCAGGCTTTCGTCCACGGCGAGGCGGCCATGGTGCGCGAACTCCGTGGCCATCTGCTGCGGGAACGCGGCCTCGACAGGGGCCTGCTGTCGATCTCGGGTTACTGGCGGAAGGGCCGCACCGACGAGGCGTGGCGTCAGGAGAAGAAGGCGTTCATGGCGTGA